The following coding sequences lie in one Musa acuminata AAA Group cultivar baxijiao chromosome BXJ1-8, Cavendish_Baxijiao_AAA, whole genome shotgun sequence genomic window:
- the LOC135680397 gene encoding probable calcium-binding protein CML46, producing MEKPLPTAPYHSLALTEPIVLHFNKTISMGVVLKNKISMGFLFRHPAPCASGVVDRVRPGDSADGSEAPELTREDVETVMEIITGMPCGADGEQLEEMRGVFEGEEPSLEEVAEAFSVFDDDGDGVIEPLDLHRVLCKLGFPEGAALEACRRMIAAYDENDDGRIDFKEFIKVVEGSFFD from the coding sequence ATGGAGAAACCATTGCCAACTGCACCGTACCACTCCCTCGCACTCACAGAGCCCATCGTGCTCCACTTCAACAAGACCATCTCCATGGGGGTCGTCCTGAAGAATAAGATATCCATGGGGTTCCTCTTCCGGCACCCAGCGCCGTGCGCATCGGGGGTCGTCGATCGTGTCAGACCCGGCGACTCGGCCGACGGTAGCGAGGCGCCCGAGTTGACCAGAGAAGACGTGGAGACGGTGATGGAGATCATTACGGGCATGCCTTGCGGCGCGGACGGTGAGCAGCTCGAGGAGATGCGTGGCGTGTTTGAGGGGGAGGAGCCGAGCTTGGAGGAAGTGGCGGAGGCGTTCTCCGTCTTCGATGATGACGGTGACGGGGTCATAGAGCCCCTGGACCTGCATCGTGTTCTCTGCAAGCTGGGCTTCCCGGAGGGGGCGGCATTGGAGGCATGCCGACGGATGATCGCGGCGTACGACGAGAACGACGACGGGAGGATCGATTTCAAGGAGTTCATCAAAGTTGTGGAGGGCAGCTTCTTTGATTAa
- the LOC135588181 gene encoding probable calcium-binding protein CML46, protein MEKPLPTAPYHSLALTEPIVLLFNKTISMGVVLKNKISMGFLFRHPAPCASGVVDRVRPGDSADGSEAPELTREDVETVMEIITGMPCGADGEQLEELRGVFEGEEPSLEEVAEAFSVFDDDGDGVIEPLDLHRVLCKLGFPEGAALEACRRMIAAYDENDDGRIDFKEFIKVME, encoded by the coding sequence ATGGAGAAACCATTGCCAACTGCACCGTACCACTCCCTCGCACTCACAGAGCCCATCGTGCTCCTCTTCAACAAGACCATCTCCATGGGGGTCGTCCTGAAGAATAAGATATCCATGGGGTTCCTCTTCCGGCACCCAGCGCCGTGCGCATCGGGGGTCGTCGATCGTGTCAGACCCGGCGACTCGGCCGACGGTAGCGAGGCGCCCGAGTTGACCAGAGAAGACGTGGAGACGGTGATGGAGATCATTACGGGCATGCCTTGCGGCGCGGACGGTGAGCAGCTCGAGGAGCTGCGTGGCGTGTTCGAGGGGGAGGAGCCGAGCTTGGAGGAAGTGGCGGAGGCGTTCTCCGTCTTCGATGATGACGGTGACGGGGTCATAGAGCCCCTGGACCTGCATCGTGTTCTCTGCAAGCTGGGCTTCCCGGAGGGGGCGGCATTGGAGGCATGCCGACGGATGATCGCGGCGTACGACGAGAACGACGACGGGAGGATCGATTTCAAGGAGTTCATCAAAGTTATGgagtga
- the LOC135588179 gene encoding soluble starch synthase 2-2, chloroplastic/amyloplastic-like, translating into MASFSSQTFRLEACSGGGNSPVRVQIKPDDGRRASVVAAVVRENAIFPSGGGCRVRFATRGRRSEILVAVEKGRGLRATGKGGDFEPEKGRADGDDAGVNVGAAPATIDKNMKVLEMEHDSIKQAVEKRNIISSLGSEAAEAVQSTDSSAKGAKTINLNLSSTSVSNSLVQSSESKMSKTQCIGKTENSLEEAEEQGDILQADGLAKDADLDSTYDSVESSLIIQESERGTEDENAQNHTEAKSDGVDTEADIEVENVDSPPLAGANAMNVIVVSAECAPWSKTGGLGDVAGTLPKALARRGHRVMVVSPRYANYPESKDIGVRKFIQLMSYYGMQDLEVNYFHAYIDRVDFVFIDSSVFRHLENNIYGGDRLEILKRMVLLCKVAVEVPWHVPCGGLCYGDGNLIFIANDWHTSLLPVYLKACYRDNGLMKYARSILVIHNISHQGRGPVEDFFHVDLPDQHMDLFKLYEPMGGDHFNIFAAGLKTADRVITVSRGYAWELTTSEGGWGLHEIINENNWKFQGIVNGIDTVDWNPELDLHLQSDGYRNYSIETLQAGKPQCKAALQKELGLPVREDVPLIGFIGRLDHQKGVDLIAGAMPWIVGQDAQLVMLGTGRADLEEMLRKFDREHHNKVRAWVGFSVKMAHRITAGADVLLMPSRFEPCGLNQLYAMKYGTVPVVHAVGGLRDTVIPFDPFRESGFGWTFDRAEANKLINALGNCLNTYRNQKENWKGLQTRGMAQDLSWDNAAKHYEEVLVSAKYQW; encoded by the exons ATGGCGTCTTTCAGCTCTCAGACCTTCCGTCTCGAGGCTTGCAGTGGCGGCGGCAACAGCCCTGTTCGCGTCCAGATTAAGCCGGACGATGGCCGCAGGGCGTCGGTTGTGGCGGCTGTTGTCAGGGAGAACGCTATTTTCCCCAGCGGAGGTGGGTGCCGGGTGAGGTTCGCGACGAGGGGCCGACGAAGTGAGATCTTGGTGGCGGTCGAGAAGGGGAGGGGCCTTCGGGCCACCGGAAAAGGCGGCGATTTTGAGCCGGAGAAGGGGAGGGCCGATGGTGATGATGCCGGTGTCAATGTCGGTGCAGCTCCGGCCACGATTGACAAGAACATGAAGGTTCTGGAGATGGAACACGACTCAATTAAGCAG GCTGTGGAAAAAAGGAACATAATCTCATCCTTGGGAAGTGAAGCTGCTGAAGCAGTTCAGAGTACTGATTCTTCTGCTAAAGGTGCTAAAACCATTAATTTGAACCTAAGTTCAACTAGTGTTTCTAACAGTTTGGTCCAGTCTTCTGAATCTAAGATGTCTAAGACTCAATGTATCGGTAAAACTGAAAATTCTTTAGAGGAAGCAGAAGAGCAAGGTGATATCCTACAAGCTGATGGACTAGCAAAAGATGCAGATCTTGATTCTACTTATGATTCAGTCGAATCATCACTTATTATACAAGAATCTGAAAGGGGTACTGAAGATGAGAATGCTCAGAACCATACGGAAGCAAAATCTGATGGTGTAGATACAGAAGCAGATATTGAGGTAGAAAATGTGGATTCCCCTCCTCTGGCTGGAGCGAATGCCATGAATGTAATAGTAGTTTCCGCGGAATGTGCTCCTTGGTCAAAGACAG GAGGGCTTGGAGATGTAGCTGGGACTCTGCCAAAAGCTTTGGCTAGGAGAGGGCACCGGGTTATG GTTGTTTCCCCAAGGTATGCCAATTATCCTGAATCCAAAGATATAGGTGTTCGCAAAT TTATCCAGTTGATGTCATATTATGGGATGCAGGATCTGGAAGTAAATTattttcatgcttatattgatcgTGTGGATTTTGTATTTATCGACAGTTCAGTTTTCCGTCATCTAGAGAACAACATTTATGGGGGAGACCGGCTG GAAATCTTGAAACGGATGGTATTGTTATGCAAGGTAGCTGTAGAG GTTCCGTGGCATGTTCCATGTGGCGGCTTATGCTATGGAGAcggaaatttaattttcattgcgAACGATTGGCACACATCACTTCTGCCTGTGTATCTGAAAGCATGCTAccgcgacaatggcttgatgaagtATGCCAGGTCCATCTTGGTGATCCACAACATATCTCACCAG GGGCGTGGTCCAGTTGAGGACTTCTTCCATGTCGACTTGCCCGATCAACACATGGACCTCTTCAAGCTGTATGAGCCGATGGGAGGTGACCACTTCAACATCTTCGCGGCCGGCCTCAAGACTGCTGACCGCGTGATCACCGTCAGCCGTGGCTACGCATGGGAGCTCACAACATCCGAAGGTGGGTGGGGACTCCATGAGATCATAAACGAGAACAACTGGAAGTTCCAAGGCATCGTCAACGGGATCGACACAGTGGACTGGAACCCTGAGCTGGATCTTCACCTGCAATCCGATGGCTACAGAAACTATTCCATTGAGACTCTGCAAGCCGGGAAACCACAGTGCAAGGCGGCGCTGCAGAAGGAGCTCGGCCTCCCTGTCCGCGAGGACGTCCCCCTCATCGGATTCATCGGCCGGCTGGATCACCAGAAGGGCGTCGACCTCATTGCGGGTGCGATGCCTTGGATCGTCGGGCAGGACGCGCAGCTGGTGATGCTGGGCACCGGGCGGGCCGACCTGGAGGAGATGCTGCGCAAGTTCGACAGGGAGCACCACAACAAGGTGAGGGCGTGGGTGGGGTTCTCGGTGAAGATGGCGCACAGGATCACCGCAGGGGCGGACGTCCTGCTCATGCCATCGCGGTTCGAGCCCTGCGGGCTGAACCAGCTGTACGCCATGAAGTACGGCACGGTCCCGGTGGTGCACGCCGTCGGCGGGCTTCGCGACACGGTGATCCCGTTCGATCCCTTCAGGGAGAGCGGGTTCGGGTGGACGTTCGACCGGGCGGAGGCCAACAAGCTGATCAATGCGCTGGGGAACTGCCTCAACACCTACAGGAACCAGAAGGAGAATTGGAAGGGCCTGCAGACGCGAGGGATGGCACAGGACCTGAGCTGGGACAACGCCGCCAAACATTACGAGGAAGTCCTCGTCTCAGCTAAGTATCAGTGGTGA
- the LOC135680396 gene encoding probable calcium-binding protein CML46, with the protein MEKPLPTAPYHSLALTEPIVLLFNKTISMGVVLKNKISMGFLFRHPAPCASGVVDRVRPGDSADGSEAPELTREDVETVMEIITGMPCGADGERLEELRGVFEGEEPSLEEVAEAFSVFDDDGDGVIEPLDLHRVLCKLGFPEGAAFEACRRMIAAYDENDDGRIDFKEFIKVVE; encoded by the coding sequence ATGGAGAAACCATTGCCAACTGCACCGTACCACTCCCTCGCACTCACAGAGCCCATCGTGCTCCTCTTCAACAAGACCATCTCCATGGGGGTCGTCCTGAAGAATAAGATATCCATGGGGTTCCTCTTCCGGCACCCAGCGCCGTGCGCATCGGGGGTCGTCGATCGTGTCAGACCCGGCGACTCGGCCGACGGTAGCGAGGCGCCCGAGTTGACCAGAGAAGACGTGGAGACGGTGATGGAGATCATTACGGGCATGCCTTGCGGCGCGGACGGTGAGCGGCTCGAGGAGCTGCGTGGCGTGTTCGAGGGGGAGGAGCCGAGCTTGGAGGAAGTGGCGGAGGCGTTCTCCGTCTTCGATGATGACGGTGACGGGGTCATAGAGCCCCTGGACCTGCATCGTGTTCTCTGCAAGCTGGGCTTCCCGGAGGGGGCGGCATTTGAGGCATGCCGACGGATGATCGCGGCGTACGACGAGAACGACGACGGGAGGATCGATTTCAAGGAGTTCATCAAAGTTGTGgagtga
- the LOC135680399 gene encoding granule-bound starch synthase 2, chloroplastic/amyloplastic-like: MSKTQCIGKTENSLEKAEEQGDILQADGLAKDADLDSTYDSVESSLIIQESERGTEDENAQNHTEAKSDGVDTEADIEVENVDSPPLAGANAMNVIVVSAECAPWSKTGGLGDVAGTLPKALARRGHRVMVVSPWYANYPESKDIGVRKYYKADGQDLEVNYFHAYIDRVDFVFIDSPVFHHLENNIYGGDRLEILKRMVLLCKVAVEVPWHVPCGGLCYGDGNLIFIANDWHTSLLPVYLKACYRDNGLMKYARSILVIHNISHQGRGPVEDFFHVDLPDQHMDLFKLYEPMGGDHFNIFAAGLKTADRVITVSRGYAWELTTSEGGWGLHEIINENNWKFQGIVNGIDTVDWNPELDLHLQSDGYRNYSIETLQSGKPQCKAALQKELGLPVREDVPLIGFIGRLDHQKGVDLVAGAMPWIVGQDAQLVMLGTGRADLEEMLRKFDREHHNKVRAWVGFSVKMAHRITAGADVLLMPSRFEPCGLNQLYAMKYGTVPVVHAVGGLRDTVIPFDPFRESGFGWTFDRAEANKLINALGNCLNTYRNQKENWKGLQTRGMAQDLSWDNAAKHYEEVLVSAKYQW; this comes from the exons ATGTCTAAGACTCAATGTATCGGTAAAACTGAAAATTCTTTAGAGAAAGCAGAAGAGCAAGGTGATATCCTACAAGCTGATGGACTAGCAAAAGATGCAGATCTTGATTCTACTTATGATTCAGTCGAATCATCACTTATTATACAAGAATCTGAAAGGGGTACTGAAGATGAGAATGCTCAGAACCATACGGAAGCAAAATCTGATGGTGTAGATACAGAAGCAGATATTGAGGTAGAAAATGTGGATTCCCCTCCTCTGGCTGGAGCGAATGCCATGAATGTAATAGTAGTTTCCGCGGAATGTGCTCCTTGGTCAAAGACAG GAGGGCTTGGAGATGTAGCTGGGACTCTGCCAAAAGCTTTGGCTAGGAGAGGGCACCGGGTTATG GTTGTTTCCCCATGGTATGCCAATTATCCTGAATCCAAAGATATAGGTGTTCGCAAATATTACAAAGCTGATGGGCAG GATCTGGAAGTAAATTattttcatgcttatattgatcgTGTGGATTTTGTATTTATCGACAGTCCAGTTTTCCATCATCTAGAGAACAACATTTATGGGGGAGACCggctg GAAATCTTGAAACGGATGGTATTGTTATGCAAGGTAGCTGTAGAG GTTCCGTGGCATGTTCCATGTGGCGGCTTATGCTATGGAGAcggaaatttaattttcattgcgAACGATTGGCACACATCACTTCTGCCTGTGTATCTGAAAGCATGCTAccgcgacaatggcttgatgaagtATGCCAGGTCCATCTTGGTGATCCACAACATATCTCACCAG GGGCGTGGTCCAGTTGAGGACTTCTTCCATGTCGACTTGCCCGATCAACACATGGACCTCTTCAAGCTGTATGAGCCGATGGGAGGTGACCACTTCAACATCTTCGCGGCCGGCCTCAAGACTGCTGACCGCGTGATCACCGTCAGCCGTGGCTACGCATGGGAGCTCACAACATCCGAAGGTGGGTGGGGACTCCATGAGATCATAAACGAGAACAACTGGAAGTTCCAAGGCATCGTCAACGGGATCGACACAGTGGACTGGAACCCTGAGCTGGATCTTCACCTGCAATCCGATGGCTACAGAAACTATTCCATTGAGACTCTGCAATCCGGGAAACCACAGTGCAAGGCGGCGCTGCAGAAGGAGCTCGGCCTCCCTGTCCGCGAGGACGTCCCCCTCATCGGATTCATCGGCCGGCTGGATCACCAGAAGGGCGTCGACCTCGTTGCGGGTGCGATGCCTTGGATCGTCGGGCAGGACGCGCAGCTGGTGATGCTGGGCACCGGACGGGCCGACCTGGAGGAGATGCTGCGCAAGTTCGACAGGGAGCACCACAACAAGGTGAGGGCGTGGGTGGGGTTCTCGGTGAAGATGGCGCACAGGATCACCGCAGGGGCGGACGTCCTGCTCATGCCATCGCGGTTCGAGCCCTGCGGGCTGAACCAGCTGTACGCCATGAAGTACGGCACGGTCCCGGTGGTGCACGCCGTTGGCGGGCTTCGTGACACGGTGATCCCGTTCGATCCCTTCAGGGAGAGCGGGTTCGGGTGGACGTTCGACCGGGCGGAGGCCAACAAGCTGATCAATGCGCTGGGGAACTGCCTCAACACCTACAGGAACCAGAAGGAGAATTGGAAGGGCCTGCAGACGCGAGGGATGGCACAGGACCTGAGCTGGGACAACGCCGCCAAACATTACGAGGAAGTCCTCGTCTCAGCTAAGTATCAGTGGTGA
- the LOC135588182 gene encoding soluble starch synthase 2-2, chloroplastic/amyloplastic-like — MASFSSQTFRLEACSGGGNSPVRVQIKPDDGRRASVVAAVVRENAIFPSGGGCRVRFATRGRRSEILVAVEKGRGLRATGKGGDFEPEKGRADGDDAGVNVGAAPATIDKNMKVLEMEHDSIKQAVEKRNIISSLGSEAAEAVQSTDSSAKGAKTINLNLSSTSVSNSLVQSSESKMSKTQCIGKTENSLEEAEEQGDILQADGLAKDADLDSTYDSVESSLIIQESERGTEDENAQNHTEAKSDGVDTEADIEVENVDSPPLAGANAMNVIVVSAECAPWSKTGGLGDVAGTLPKALARRGHRVMVVSPRYANYPESKDIGVRKYYKADGQDLEVNYFHAYIDRVDFVFIDSPVFRHLENNIYGGDRLEILKRMVLLCKVAVEVPWHVPCGGLCYGDGNLIFIANDWHTSLLPVYLKACYRDNGLMKYARSILVIHNISHQGRGPVEDFFHVDLPDQHMDLFKLYEPMGGDHFNIFAAGLKTADRVITVSRGYAWELTTSEGGWGLHEIINENNWKFQGIVNGIDTVDWNPELDLHLQSDGYRNYSIETLQAGKPQCKAALQKELGLPVREDVPLIGFIGRLDHQKGVDLIAGAMPWIVGQDLQLVMLGTGRADLEEMLRKFDREHHNKVRAWVGFSVKMAHRITAGADVLLMPSRFEPCGLNQLYAMKYGTVPVVHAVGGLRDTVIPFDPFRESGFGWTFDRAEANKLINALGNCLNTYRNQKENWKGLQTRGMAQDLSWDNAAKHYEEVLVSAKYQW; from the exons ATGGCGTCTTTCAGCTCTCAGACCTTCCGTCTCGAGGCTTGCAGTGGCGGCGGCAACAGCCCTGTTCGCGTCCAGATTAAGCCGGACGATGGCCGCAGGGCGTCGGTTGTGGCGGCTGTTGTCAGGGAGAACGCTATTTTCCCCAGCGGAGGTGGGTGCCGGGTGAGGTTCGCGACGAGGGGCCGACGAAGTGAGATCTTGGTGGCGGTCGAGAAGGGGAGGGGCCTTCGGGCCACCGGAAAAGGCGGCGATTTTGAGCCGGAGAAGGGGAGGGCCGATGGTGATGATGCCGGTGTCAATGTCGGTGCAGCTCCGGCCACGATTGACAAGAACATGAAGGTTCTGGAGATGGAACACGACTCAATTAAGCAG GCTGTGGAAAAAAGGAACATAATCTCATCCTTGGGAAGTGAAGCTGCTGAAGCAGTTCAGAGTACTGATTCTTCTGCTAAAGGTGCTAAAACCATTAATTTGAACCTAAGTTCAACTAGTGTTTCTAACAGTTTGGTCCAGTCTTCTGAATCTAAGATGTCTAAGACTCAATGTATCGGTAAAACTGAAAATTCTTTAGAGGAAGCAGAAGAGCAAGGTGATATCCTACAAGCTGATGGACTAGCAAAAGATGCAGATCTTGATTCTACTTATGATTCAGTCGAATCATCACTTATTATACAAGAATCTGAAAGGGGTACTGAAGATGAGAATGCTCAGAACCATACGGAAGCAAAATCTGATGGTGTAGATACAGAAGCAGATATTGAGGTAGAAAATGTGGATTCCCCTCCTCTGGCTGGAGCGAATGCCATGAATGTAATAGTAGTTTCCGCGGAATGTGCTCCTTGGTCAAAGACAG GAGGGCTTGGAGATGTAGCTGGGACTCTGCCAAAAGCTTTGGCTAGGAGAGGGCACCGGGTTATG GTTGTTTCCCCAAGGTATGCCAATTATCCTGAATCCAAAGATATAGGTGTTCGCAAATATTACAAAGCTGATGGGCAG GATCTGGAAGTAAATTattttcatgcttatattgatcgTGTGGATTTTGTATTTATCGACAGTCCAGTTTTCCGTCATCTAGAGAACAACATTTATGGGGGAGACCggctg GAAATCTTGAAACGGATGGTATTGTTATGCAAGGTAGCTGTAGAG GTTCCGTGGCATGTTCCATGTGGCGGCTTATGCTATGGAGAcggaaatttaattttcattgcgAACGATTGGCACACATCACTTCTGCCTGTGTATCTGAAAGCATGCTAccgcgacaatggcttgatgaagtATGCCAGGTCCATCTTGGTGATCCACAACATATCTCACCAG GGGCGTGGTCCAGTTGAGGACTTCTTCCATGTCGACTTGCCCGATCAACACATGGACCTCTTCAAGCTGTATGAGCCGATGGGAGGTGACCACTTCAACATCTTCGCGGCCGGCCTCAAGACTGCTGACCGCGTGATCACCGTCAGCCGTGGCTACGCATGGGAGCTCACAACATCCGAAGGTGGGTGGGGACTCCATGAGATCATAAACGAGAACAACTGGAAGTTCCAAGGCATCGTCAACGGGATCGACACAGTGGACTGGAACCCTGAGCTGGATCTTCACCTGCAATCCGATGGCTACAGAAACTATTCCATTGAGACTCTGCAAGCCGGGAAACCACAGTGCAAGGCGGCGCTGCAGAAGGAGCTCGGCCTCCCTGTCCGCGAGGACGTCCCCCTCATCGGATTCATCGGCCGGCTGGATCACCAGAAGGGCGTCGACCTCATTGCGGGTGCGATGCCTTGGATCGTCGGGCAGGACTTGCAGCTGGTGATGCTGGGCACCGGGCGGGCCGACCTGGAGGAGATGCTGCGCAAGTTCGACAGGGAGCACCACAACAAGGTGAGGGCGTGGGTGGGGTTCTCGGTGAAGATGGCGCACAGGATCACCGCAGGGGCGGACGTCCTGCTCATGCCATCGCGGTTCGAGCCCTGCGGGCTGAACCAGCTGTACGCCATGAAGTACGGCACGGTCCCGGTGGTGCACGCCGTCGGCGGGCTTCGCGACACGGTGATCCCGTTCGATCCCTTCAGGGAGAGCGGGTTCGGGTGGACGTTCGACCGGGCGGAGGCCAACAAGCTGATCAATGCGCTGGGGAACTGCCTCAACACCTACAGGAACCAGAAGGAGAATTGGAAGGGCCTGCAGACGCGAGGGATGGCACAGGACCTGAGCTGGGACAACGCCGCCAAACATTACGAGGAAGTCCTCGTCTCAGCTAAGTATCAGTGGTGA
- the LOC135680398 gene encoding granule-bound starch synthase 2, chloroplastic/amyloplastic-like, with protein sequence MDLFKLYEPMGGDHFNIFAAGLKTADRVITVSRGYAWELTTSEGGWGLHEIINENNWKFQGIVNGIDTVDWNPELDLHLQSDGYRNYSIETLQAGKPQCKAALQKELGLPVREDVPLVGFIGRLDHQKGVDLIAGAMPWIVGQDAQLVMLGTGRADLEEMLRKFDREHHNKERAWVGFSVKMAHRITAGADVLLMPSRFEPCGLNQLYAMKYGTVPVVHAIGGLRDTVIPFDPFRESGFGWTFDRAEANKLINALGNCLNTYRNQKENWKGLQTRGMAQDLSWDNAAKHYEEVLVSAKYQW encoded by the coding sequence ATGGACCTCTTCAAGCTGTATGAGCCGATGGGAGGTGACCACTTCAACATCTTCGCGGCCGGCCTCAAGACTGCTGACCGCGTGATCACCGTCAGCCGTGGCTACGCATGGGAGCTCACAACATCCGAAGGTGGGTGGGGACTCCATGAGATCATAAACGAGAATAACTGGAAGTTCCAAGGCATCGTCAACGGGATCGACACAGTGGACTGGAACCCTGAGCTGGATCTTCACCTGCAATCCGATGGCTACAGAAACTATTCCATTGAGACTCTGCAAGCCGGGAAACCACAGTGCAAGGCGGCGCTGCAGAAGGAGCTCGGCCTCCCTGTCCGCGAGGACGTCCCCCTCGTCGGATTCATCGGCCGGCTGGATCACCAGAAGGGCGTCGACCTCATTGCGGGTGCGATGCCTTGGATCGTCGGGCAGGACGCGCAGCTGGTGATGCTGGGCACCGGACGGGCCGACCTGGAGGAGATGCTGCGCAAGTTCGACAGGGAGCACCACAACAAGGAGAGGGCGTGGGTGGGGTTTTCGGTGAAGATGGCGCACAGGATCACCGCAGGGGCGGACGTCCTGCTCATGCCATCGCGGTTCGAGCCCTGCGGGCTGAACCAGCTGTACGCCATGAAGTACGGCACGGTCCCGGTGGTGCACGCCATCGGCGGGCTTCGCGACACGGTGATCCCGTTCGATCCCTTCAGGGAGAGCGGGTTCGGGTGGACGTTCGACCGGGCGGAGGCCAACAAGCTGATCAATGCGCTGGGGAACTGCCTCAACACCTACAGGAACCAGAAGGAGAATTGGAAGGGCCTGCAGACGCGAGGGATGGCGCAGGACCTGAGCTGGGACAACGCCGCCAAACATTACGAGGAAGTCCTCGTCTCAGCAAAGTATCAGTGGTGA